A stretch of Colletotrichum lupini chromosome 2, complete sequence DNA encodes these proteins:
- a CDS encoding PH domain-containing protein, translated as MTTMAQSQIQLPTPHPAPSLDVTIPPSSISLPTDPNSRLRSRLALDTYSSPVNQNGSFEFDRVVKSGYLQKRTQKTKTWKSIYFVLRPNSLSIYRSDKEDKLRHKLYLADLTAVALLKDPKNKRKNVFGLFSPARNYHFQASSSHDAEEWVDLIRSHARIEEEHDELLLASPNGKRQSYLVVGRSAQAGDMARTERLGSSSPEPLEPPVPRFVGSTHRRPSQMADTAGYSGNELASHSDFSDNEIQRIQGMSIEDLAVQLPSKGTQDRPGLDRNASQLSGLNIEQDPDRVIWQGWLWFLRSKGGVKQWKNLWGVLRPRNFILYKDESEYTAQFIRPMSAIVNVVDIDPVSKTKKHCLQLITEEKSYRFCAHDEESLIHCLGAFKSLFAKRRELETRGPTGGNQPTTNAA; from the exons ATGACGACCATGGCCCAGTCGCAGATCCAGCTGCCTACGCCGCATCCGGCACCAAGCTTGGACGTCACCATCCCACCATCCTCGATATCTCTTCCCACCGATCCCAATTCTCGACTTCGAAGCCGCTTGGCCCTAGACACCTATTCGTCGCCCGTTAATCAAAACGGCAGCTTCGAGTTCGACCGTGTTGTGAAGAGCGGCTACCTGCAGAAGCGCACACAGAAGACAAAG ACTTGGAAGTCAATTTACTTCGTCCTCCGACCCAATTCACTCTCAATTTACCGATCCGACAAGGAGGACAAGCTGCGACACAAGCTGTACCTCGCCGACTTAACCGCCGTTGCTTTGCTCAAGGACCCCAAAAACAAGAGAAAGAACGTGTTTGGACTCTTTTCGCCAGCGAGGAACTACCACTTTCAGGCTAGCAGTAGCCACGATGCAGAGGAATGGGTGGATTTGATTAGGAGTCATGCCCGTATTGAAGAGGAACATGATGAGCTGCTCCTTGCCAGCCCGAATGGCAAGCGGCAATCCTACCTTGTGGTTGGCAGATCCGCCCAGGCTGGAGACATGGCACGAACTGAAAGGCTTGGATCAAGCTCTCCTGAGCCGCTGGAACCTCCAGTGCCGCGCTTTGTTGGCTCAACCCATCGACGTCCATCGCAGATGGCGGATACCGCTGGGTACTCAGGCAACGAACTCGCCTCGCATTCGGACTTCTCAGACAACGAGATTCAAAGGATACAGGGCATGTCCATTGAAGACCTGGCGGTCCAGTTGCCGAGCAAAGGCACCCAGGACCGGCCAGGTCTTGACCGTAATGCTAGCCAACTTAGCGGTCTCAACATTGAGCAAGATCCGGATCGCGTCATCTGGCAGGGCTGGCTTTGGTTCCTCCGCAGCAAGGGCGGCGTGAAGCAATGGAAGAACCTTTGGGGTGTGCTCCGGCCGAGGAATTTTATTCTCTACAAGGACGAGTCCGAGTACACGGCGCAGTTCATTCGACCAATGTCGGCAATTGTTAATGTGGTTGACATTGACCCGGTCAGCAAGACCAAGAAGCACTGTCTGCAGCTCATTACGGAGGAAAAGAGCTACCGATTCTGCGCCCACGACGAAGAATCTTTGATTCATTGCCTTGGCGCATTCAAGAGCTTATTCGCCAAGAGACGAGAGCTCGAGACGCGGGGTCCTACAGGAGGAAACCAGCCCACTACAAATGCGGCATGA
- a CDS encoding cellulase, with protein MRLVPILWAAWSLILPVLAQKPQLPLFSTSRWITDSSNARVKLRCINWAGHMEVNLPEGLHKQPIEYLADWIKQQGFNCVRLTFSTDHATNPGITVRDSFVNGAKAAGVPEADLLKLYDQALVQNPFLADGNITQRDVFGKVIDVLWERDIMTILDNHVSKASWCCNLDDGNGWWKDARFYWAANSRYFDTDDWLAGLQQMSLWAKTRPGVAAISIRNELRATWTQIPFDADQWYGYVTRGAKVVHEANPDVLVIIGGLNSATDFSPLRTKNLDTSAWKGKNVWEAHSYSFTVTTPNFGDCNVEKAEYGALFGFVLEQGKGYTGPLFVSEFGAAMQGGSEDGLSAEEHAYLTCLVGYLEDNDADWALWAIQGSYYVRNKAVDFDETWGAMDHEWKDWRNGKFKGLLGNIFAVTQGP; from the coding sequence ATGAGGCTCGTCCCTATCCTCTGGGCCGCCTGGTCCCTCATCCTACCCGTCCTTGCCCAAAAGCCGCAACTCCCCCTCTTCTCAACATCTCGCTGGATAACAGACTCGTCCAACGCCCGCGTCAAACTCCGCTGCATCAACTGGGCCGGCCATATGGAGGTCAACCTCCCTGAGGGTCTCCACAAGCAGCCGATAGAGTACCTGGCCGACTGGATCAAGCAGCAAGGCTTCAACTGCGTGCGCCTCACCTTCTCGACAGACCACGCCACGAACCCGGGCATCACTGTCCGCGACTCCTTCGTCAACGGCGCCAAAGCAGCCGGCGTGCCCGAGGCCGACCTGCTCAAGCTGTACGACCAGGCCCTAGTCCAAAACCCGTTCCTCGCCGACGGCAACATAACGCAGCGCGACGTCTTTGGCAAAGTCATCGACGTCCTCTGGGAGCGCGACATCATGACCATCCTCGACAACCACGTCAGCAAAGCCTCCTGGTGCTGTAACCTCGACGACGGCAACGGCTGGTGGAAAGACGCGCGGTTCTACTGGGCCGCCAACTCGCGCTACTTTGACACGGACGACTGGCTCGCGGGCCTGCAGCAAATGAGCCTCTGGGCCAAGACCAGACCGGGCGTCGCGGCGATCTCCATCCGCAACGAGTTGCGCGCCACCTGGACGCAGATTCCCTTTGACGCGGATCAGTGGTACGGCTACGTGACGCGCGGGGCTAAAGTCGTCCACGAGGCAAATCCGGACGTGCTCGTCATCATCGGGGGGCTCAACTCGGCCACGGACTTTTCCCCGCTACGGACGAAGAACCTCGATACAAGCGCGTGGAAGGGGAAGAACGTGTGGGAGGCGCATAGCTACAGCTTCACGGTGACGACGCCAAATTTCGGAGACTGCAATGTTGAAAAGGCAGAGTACGGCGCCCTGTTCGGCTTCGTGCTGGAGCAGGGTAAAGGGTACACCGGTCCGCTGTTCGTGTCCGAGTTTGGGGCCGCCATGCAGGGCGGGAGCGAGGACGGGCTGTCGGCCGAGGAGCACGCGTACCTGACTTGCCTTGTGGGCTATCTCGAGGACAATGACGCGGATTGGGCGTTGTGGGCGATTCAGGGGTCGTATTATGTGCGGAACAAGGCGGTTGATTTCGACGAGACGTGGGGTGCCATGGATCACGAGTGGAAAGATTGGAGAAATGGCAAGTTCAAGGGGCTCTTGGGGAACATTTTTGCCGTTACTCAGGGGCCTTAG
- a CDS encoding ribonucleotide reductase — protein MSIEVTPSKQAAAALDSFKMESPVKKLNFNPADKENQPLTSDVATATEKTDVQTKPTQEVKNENKIVIAPGIKEQEKDEPLLQENGQRFVLFPIKYHEIWQMYKKAEASFWTAEEIDLSKDLHDWNNKINDDEKYFISHILAFFAASDGIVNENLVERFSGEVQVPEARCFYGFQIMMENIHSETYSLLIDTYIKEPAQRTYLFNAIDTIPAIRKKADWALKWISDENSSFAQRLVAFAAVEGIFFSGAFASIFWLKKRGLMPGLTFSNELISRDEGLHTDFACLLYSHLKHRPNKQVIEDIIVDAVKIEQEFLTEALPCALLGMNSNLMKQYIEFVADRLLVALGNDKVYKSSNPFDFMENISLGGKTNFFEKRVADYQKAGVLNSTKKAQEETKVEGENGGDFAFDEDF, from the exons ATGTCTATCGAAGTCACTCCGTCCAAGCAG GCCGCTGCTGCCCTCGACTCTTTCAAGATGGAGTCTCCCGTCAAGAAGCTCAACTTCAACCCCGCCGACAAGGAGAATCAGCCCCTCACATCCGACGTTGCCACCGCAACCGAGAAGACCGATGTTCAGACAAAGCCCACACAAGAAGTCAAGAACGAGAACAAGATTGTTATCGCTCCCGGCATCAAGGAGCAGGAGAAGGATGAGCCCCTCCTCCAGGAGAACGGCCAGCGCTTCGTCCTATTCCCCATCAAGTACCATGAG ATCTGGCAAATGTACAAGAAGGCCGAGGCTTCCTTCTGGACCGCCGAGGAGATTGATCTCTCAAAGGATCTCCACGACTGGAACAACAAGATCAACGATGATGAGAAGTACTTTATCTCTCACATTCTTGCCTTCTTCGCCGCATCCGACGGTATCGTCAACGAGAACCTCGTCGAGCGCTTCTCCGGCGAGGTCCAGGTCCCTGAGGCTCGCTGCTTCTACGGCTTCCAGATCATGATGGAGAACATTCACTCCGAGACCTACTCCCTCCTCATCGACACCTACATCAAGGAGCCCGCGCAGCGCACCTACCTCTTCAACGCCATTGACACCA TCCCTGCCATTCGCAAGAAGGCTGACTGGGCCTTGAAATGGATCAGCGACGAGAACTCCTCCTTCGCCCAGCGTCTGGTTGCCTTCGCCGCTGTTGAGGGCATCTTCTTCAGCGGCGCTTTTGCCTCCATCTTCTGGCTCAAGAAGCGTGGTCTCATGCCCGGTCTGACCTTCTCCAACGAGCTCATCTCCCGTGACGAGGGCCTGCACACCGACTTTGCCTGCCTCTTGTACTCTCACCTCAAGCACCGCCCCAACAAGCAGGTCATTGAGGACATCATCGTTGATGCCGTCAAGATTGAGCAGGAGTTCCTCACTGAGGCTCTGCCCTGCGCTCTTCTCGGCATGAACTCCAACTTGATGAAGCAGTACATTGAGTTCGTTGCTGACCGCCTCCTGGTCGCTCTTGGCAACGACAAGGTCTACAAGTCTTCCAACCCCTTCGACTTCATGGAGAATATCTCCCTTGGTGGCAAGACCAACTTCTTCGAGAAGCGTGTCGCTGACTACCAGAAGGCTGGTGTGCTCAACAGCACCAAGAAGGCGCAAGAAGAGACCAAGGTTGAGGGAGAGAACGGCGGAGACTTCGCTTTCGATGAGGACTTCTAA
- a CDS encoding PH domain-containing protein gives MASLIAKWVSKKILAEKVENKFGREDPYFESVPATRLDGTPNGKVKKRRKALPPGLSKQDGEVLTKVKRRAYRLDQSLFSCCGVKFGWGSVIGLVPAVGDVLDAFMAMMVFRTCSKVEGGLPNPVKSQMMFNIIIDFVIGLVPFVGDIADAAFRANTKNAILLEEHLREKGKKNLKRSGAPIPAVDPSEADEWDRLQGDRTPPEYVSREPSRNGHMSAGRHERTPTAPAAAAVREERPGGRGWFGFGGRSRVDDDVEAARDPRDRPARQSRH, from the exons ATGGCCAGTCTCATCGCCAAGTGGGTCAGCAAGAAGATTCTTGCTGAGAAGGTCGAAAACAAATTTGGCCGCGAG GACCCTTACTTTGAGAGCGTCCCCGCCACCAGGCTTGATGGTACCCCCAACGGCAAGGTCAAGAAGCGCAGAAAGGCCTTGCCGCCTGGCCTTTCCAAGCAAGATGGCGAGGTTTTGACCAAAGTCAAGAGAAGAGCCTACCGTCTCGATCAGTCGCTTTTCAGCTGCTGTGGTGTGAAATTTGGATGGGGTAGCGTCATCGGTTTAGTTCCTGC TGTTGGTGATGTTCTCGATGCTTTCATGGCCATGATGGTGTTCAGAACCTGCTCTAAGGTCGAAGGTGGACTCCCAAATCCAGTCAAATCCCAGATGATGTTCAACATCATTATCGATTTCGTCATTGGCCTGGTGCCTTTCGTGGGCGACATCGCTGATGCTGCTTTCCGCGCCAACACCAAGAACGCCATCCTTCTCGAGGAGCATCTTCGCGAGAAGGGAAAGAAGAACCTGAAGCGCAGCGGAGCTCCCATTCCAGCCGTCGACCCGAGTGAGGCAGATGAATGGGATCGCTTGCAAGGCGACCGCACTCCGCCCGAATACGTCAGCCGTGAGCCTTCTCGCAATGGACACATGTCAGCAGGCCGCCACGAACGCACACCAACTGCTCCAGCCGCCGCTGCAGTCAGAGAGGAGCGTCCCGGCGGTCGAGGCTGGTTCGGGTTTGGAGGTCGCTCGAGAGTTGATGACGATGTTGAGGCGGCTCGCGATCCCAGAGACAGACCTGCTCGTCAATCGCGTCATTAG
- a CDS encoding WD repeat domain-containing protein, translating to MASTAMDLDHRESTPANGNSLNITRSLTTNNTTPLSEVISQDIKDGRPQPHVLSLDFDDPGELLMTSESDETIQIYSVKEGIHKKNLLSKKYGVKLAKFTHTSSSIIYASTKQNDQIRYLATHDNSFIRYFEGHEKSVTDIAIHPGADNFISCSQDNTVRLWNISTKQWCGQLNLNSPYLTAYDPSGQTFAVACTNSGSVLLYDCRNYDKAPFATFDVVDAGRHVDSQFVVRGWTKLEFSNDGKHILVGTRGPGHFILDAFDGSLKAYLRKPEGGTRRLAAGETSSTINGSMPKTDQPTIESSGDCCFSVDGRYVLSGGPKDVLVWDILTPPQNENKTLDATWVLEEKREAAVLAFNPRYNFFATADQDVMFWVPDPHA from the exons ATGGCTTCAACGGCTATGGACTTGGACCATCGCGAGTCGACTCCAGCTAACGGAAATTCGCTCAACATTACGCGGTCTCTGACAACCAACAATACTACCCCTTTGAGCGAAGTCATATC GCAAGACATCAAGGATGGCCGTCCGCAACCTCACGTGCTGTCACTCGACTTCGACGACCCAGGCGAACTTCTCATGACCTCTGAGAGCGACGAGACGATTCAGATTTACAGCGTAAAGGAAGGCATACACAAGAAGAATTTGCTAAGCAAGAAGTACGGCGTCAAGCTGGCAAAGTTCACGCATACGAGCTCCAGCATCATCTACGCGAGTACGAAGCAGAATG ATCAGATCCGATATTTGGCTACCCACGATAATTCCTTCATCCGATACTTCGAGGGCCACGAAAAGAGCGTCACAGATATTGCCATACACCCAGGCGCTGATAACTTCATCTCTTGTAGCCAGGACAATACTGTGCGCCTTTGGAATATTTCGACGAAGCAATGGTGCGGTCAACTGAACCTCAACTCTCCGTATCTCACCGCATACGATCCGTCGGGGCAGACTTTTGCTGTCGCGTGTACGAACAGCGGAAGCGTTCTGCTATATGACTGCCGCAACTACGACAAGGCGCCATTTGCGACCTTCGATGTCGTTGATGCCGGCAGACACGTGGACTCACAGTTCGTAGTCAGGGGTTGGACAAAGCTGGAATTTTCGAACGACGGCAAGCATATACTCGTCGGCACTCGCGGCCCCGGCCACTTCATACTCGATGCTTTCGACGGGAGCTTGAAGGCGTACCTGCGTAAGCCCGAGGGCGGAACCCGGCGGCTGGCGGCTGGTGAGACATCAAGCACCATCAATGGCAGTATGCCGAAGACGGACCAGCCCACAATCGAGAGCAGCGGTGATTGCTGCTTCTCTGTGGACGGTCGTTACGTTCTGAGCGGTGGTCCAAAGGATGTCCTGGTCTGGGATATCTTGACACCGCCCCAGAACGAGAACAAGACCCTCGACGCTACATGGGTATTGGAGGAAAAGCGAGAGGCAGCGGTGTTAGCATTCAACCCGCGGTACAACTTCTTTGCGACGGCAGATCAAGATGTGATGTTCTGGGTGCCCGATCCTCATGCATGA
- a CDS encoding guanylate kinase: protein MQSSSTSQKFQPCFSGKSHSQMKRSLSTDPKMPAAVTPQRHEVPGVVAFAKLLDGLLARSMEVKSTPTIEPALQKADFGDLQEQLARVLAIPGVSEENGVGIAIQNKAQQFAIIETAATTPIESPDFVKVWNLFDLLTVLSDDEKCDPALLFWLVEELLDSQTIAGCRKIFDFLESRRERITVKHFKQKQLVILRSCNELLRRLSRAEDTAFCGRVFIFMFQSFPLGDKSSVNLRGEYHTENVTVFDDLSAKAEETTEQMDVDSQTGARETESKSQPKAVSFDAKKSLQNDQPLEPDALYPLFWSLQETFSQPKRLFDPAHLNEFKRGLEATMTSFRAIQSEQGQRPPKAVDEAQRGFKRKRADVEESDLANSYNPKYLTSRDLFELEMSDISFRRHILVQALIIMDFLLSLSPKTKEKLAGNAQNKSVIYLGQVLTEEDTKWATEMKKTIVDKYLKHGVDGPYFSRMVETVLARDKNWIRWKSENCPSIELPAVSPETFDEAKKAAQRTTTKKRLRATPMGSLPLGFLDDGDDERAMKKLKALERYSLPELESFKGKIANDDFEIDMSNTPQEKAPFIESKASKSWRALRIAGKSRLASFDKIDDPEKIDAIFEEPVDVDESEAAEEAVKSEDVPEDKRPIILSGPPGAGKATLFQLLASRRPGAFKYVPRHTTRKAQEGEAEGKVFYFVEKQAFNMLRDGDALLEFTTIDDVDYGTSRKALEAVVEGGKVPVTYMDSEAIQQTRDLGYSARTILILPPSKEVLEERLRKAEKGDLVADALSKAAPYWEEDSKFKDGFDLVLTNEELDATFKTLEEHIYGKAEEAELSNGKPDNEAAVDEADTIMDDAPVEAPQEPQESQEAQGVEETEKTTEAQETEETKEKVDEAKADEAKEAS, encoded by the exons ATGCAGAGCTCGTCCACCTCTCAAAAATTTCAGCCTTGCTTTTCGGGCAAGTCGCACTCTCAGATGAAG CGCAGTCTCTCGACCGATCCCAAGATGCCGGCCGCCGTCACGCCTCAGCGCCATGAGGTGCCCGGGGTCGTTGCATTTGCAAAATTGCTGGACGGCCTCCTGGCTCGCTCGATGGAGGTCAAGTCTACCCCCACCATTGAACCAGCATTACAAAAGGCAGACTTTGGTGATCTGCAGGAACAGCTTGCTCGCGTGCTTGCGATTCCGGGAGTCTCAGAAGAGAATGGCGTCGGCATTGCGATTCAGAACAAAGCCCAACAATTCGCTATCATCGAGACTGCC GCCACGACACCCATCGAATCCCCAGATTTCGTCAAGGTCTGGAACTTGTTTGACCTCCTGACTGTGCTCTCCGACGACGAAAAATGCGACCCAGCCTTGTTATTCTGGCTGGTGGAAGAACTCCTGGACAGCCAAACAATCGCCGGATGCCGCAAGATCTTCGACTTTCTTGAATCGAGACGCGAAAGGATTACCGTGAAGCATTTCAAGCAAAAACAATTGGTGATCCTTCGTAGCTGTAACGAACTCCTGCGACGTCTCTCTCGAGCTGAGGATACTGCTTTCTGTGGTCGCGTCTTCATCTTCATGTTCCAGAGCTTTCCCCTGGGAGACAAGAGCTCCGTCAACTTGCGAGGAGAATACCATACCGAGAATGTCACTGTCTTTGACGATTTGAGTGCCAAGGCTGAGGAGACTACCGAGCAAATGGACGTGGATAGTCAGACGGGGGCTAGGGAAACAGAGTCCAAGTCTCAACCAAAGGCCGTTTCATTTGACGCGAAGAAGTCACTGCAGAACGATCAGCCGCTTGAGCCAGATGCTCTGTATCCCTTGTTCTGGTCTCTGCAGGAGACTTTTAGCCAGCCCAAGAGATTGTTTGATCCTGCCCACTTGAATGAGTTCAAGCGCGGCTTAGAAGCGACAATGACATCTTTCCGAGCAATTCAAAGCGAGCAGGGTCAGCGGCCGCCAAAAGCGGTAGATGAGGCCCAACGAGGCTTCAAACGGAAACGGGCAGATGTGGAAGAGAGCGACTTGGCAAACTCATACAATCCCAAATATCTGACAAGCAGAGACCTCTTTGAATTAGAG ATGAGCGACATTTCTTTCCGCAGACACATCCTCGTTCAAGCCTTGATCATCATGGATTtccttctctctctttccccGAAAACAAAGGAGAAACTGGCCGGCAACGCTCAAAATAAATCGGTGATTTACCTCGGCCAGGTTCTTACCGAAGAAGAC ACGAAATGGGCGACAGAGATGAAGAAGACGATTGTCGACAAGTACCTCAAGCATGGGGTTGACGGTCCGTATTTCAGTCGAATGGTCGAAACGGTCCTTGCCAGAGATAAGAACTGGATTCGTTGGAAGTCGGAGAACTGCCCATCAATAGAGTTGCCCGCAGTATCCCCAGAGACATTCGACGAGGCCAAAAAGGCAGCTCAGCGTACAACGACAAAGAAGCGATTGAGGGCCACGCCGATGGGGTCTCTACCCCTTGGTTTCCTGGATGATGGCGATGACGAGCGTGCGATGAAGAAGCTCAAGGCCCTGGAAAGATACAGCCTGCCAGAGCTTGAGAGCTTCAAGGGGAAGATTGCCAACGACGACTTTGAGATCGACATGTCAAACACCCCCCAGGAAAAAGCGCCTTTTATTGAAAGCAAAGCGAGTAAGAGTTGGCGCGCCCTCCGTATAGCAGGCAAATCAAGGTTGGCCTCATTCGACAAGATCGACGATCCGGAAAAGATCGACGCCATATTTGAGGAACCGGTCGATGTAGACGAAAGCGAGGCTGCCGAGGAAGCCGTAAAATCTGAAGACGTTCCCGAAGACAAGCGCCCAATCATACTCTCAGGACCGCCCGGTGCAGGGAAAGCGACACTTTTTCAATTACTCGCAAGCCGACGTCCTGGAGCTTTTAAATACGTGCCACGGCATACGACGAGAAAGGCACAAGAAGGCGAGGCTGAGGGCAAAGTCTTCTACTTCGTCGAGAAACAGGCCTTTAACATGCTGAGAGATGGCGATGCGTTATTGGAGTTTACCACGATAGATGATGTGGACTATGGCACGAGTCGGAAGGCTTTAGAAGCGGTTGTCGAGGGTGGCAAGGTCCCAGTCACCTACATGGATAGCGAG GCCATCCAACAAACTCGCGACCTTGGCTACTCGGCACGGACAATTCTTATCTTGCCACCAAGTAAGGAAGTTTTGGAAGAACGCTTGCGAAAGGCGGAGAAAGGCGATTTGGTTGCAGACGCCCTTAGCAAAGCTGCTCCCTACTGGGAAGAAGATTCGAAGTTCAAGGATGGGTTTGATTTGGTTCTGACCAACGAGGAGCTCGACGCCACTTTCAAGACGCTGGAGGAACACATCTATGGCAAAGCCGAAGAGGCCGAGCTCAGCAATGGCAAGCCAGACAACGAGGCAGCAGTAGATGAAGCGGACACTATCATGGACGATGCTCCGGTAGAGGCGCCGCAAGAACCCCAGGAGTCTCAAGAAGCTCAGGGAGTTGAAGAGACCGAGAAGACCACGGAAGCACAAGAGACAGAAGAGACCAAAGAGAAGGTCGACGAGGCCAAGGCTGACGAGGCAAAGGAGGCATCCTAG
- a CDS encoding phosphotransferase, which translates to MADESTSDRVLREVKAELGGTPYSLESARLLSGGTTNFIFHVKLLEPLLDGTAEVAVKHGEGFVAQSPDFELPTSRCRIEESCLKDLSARSPHTGEKITVATPKLFYFNEETNTQVQAYQPSPLSPKNYAIEYFAASTLEAPTLETSTLESVKSLSLEIGTAVGAWLRSFHDWSNSEHQLKFRDIAAGNKEMQTLKRWMNYERLPSSIKRFPDILGCCNDIFADIVDSVKEEMVNEQALQVIHGDFWTGNILLEGKPWDDEHSCLLVVDWEMCQLAVKPLDLGQMIAELYELKLYKDMEAGIWLIQGFVNGYGAVDDDFAFRTLLHVAVHLIGFGTTVQGWGSQDQARAVATEGRDILKNAWAKDRGFFEKHPLGCVFS; encoded by the exons ATGGCAGACGAAAGCACATCGGATCGTGTGCTCCGTGAGGTCAAGGCGGAGTTGGGAGGTACGCCATACTCCCTCGAGTCTGCCCGCCTTCTCAGTGGAGGAACGACAAACTTCATTTTTCACGTGAAGCTGCTGGAGCCACTGCTCGATGGGACTGCAGAGGTAGCTGTAAAGCATGGCGAGGGTTTCGTGGCCCAGAGCCCCGATTTCGAACTCCCCACGTCAAGATGC CGGATCGAAGAGAGCTGTTTGAAAGACCTCTCAGCCCGTTCACCACACACCGGCGAGAAGATCACCGTAGCAACTCCGAAGCTGTTCTACTTCAATGAAGAGACCAATACCCAGGTTCAAGCGTACCAGCCAAGCCCACTCAGCCCCAAGAACTATGCAATTGAGTACTTCGCAGCGTCAACCCTGGAGGCGCCAACTCTGGAGACATCAACTCTAGAATCAGTCAAGTCACTATCCCTCGAAATTGGTACGGCTGTGGGTGCGTGGCTCCGGTCATTTCATGACTGGAGCAACTCGGAACATCAGCTCAAGTTTCGCGATATCGCAGCGGGAAATAAGGAAATGCAAACGCTGAAGCGATGGATGAACTATGAACGGCTCCCCAGTTCCATCAAGCGATTCCCGGATATTCTAGGGTGTTGTAATGATATCTTTGCAGACATCGTGGACAGCGTAAAGGAGGAAATGGTAAACGAGCAAGCCCTGCAGGTCATCCACGGCGACTTTTGGACCGGAAA CATTCTTCTAGAAGGGAAACCTTGGGACGACGAACATAGCTGCCTTCTTGTCGTCGATTGGGAGATGTGCCAACTTGCAGTCAAACCTCTTGACCTAGGCCAGATGATTGCGGAACTATACGAATTGAAGCTATACAAAGACatggaagcgggaatctggTTGATCCAAGGTTTCGTTAACGGCTACGGTGCAGTGGATGACGACTTTGCGTTCCGAACACTACTTCATGTTGCCGTTCATCTCATCGGGTTTGGCACAACAGTACAGGGCTGGGGCTCGCAAGACCAAGCGAGGGCAGTGGCGACTGAGGGCAGGGACATTTTGAAGAATGCTTGGGCGAAGGACCGCGGATTCTTTGAGAAGCATCCCCTAGGCTGCGTCTTTTCATAA